Genomic segment of Bacilli bacterium:
CCAATTGCTGCCCCGGTTCTTTTTCATACGCCTTGATTAACACAAACCCTTTTGTTTCTTCTTTGATCATGTGCTGTTCCAATTCGGCTTTTAGTTGGTGAAACAGTGTGTGGGCCTGCAGCAGTTCCTGATGTTCAAACCAATGGTGGCGCAAAAGCGTCGTCAACAGTTCGCTGATGATGGGCATTTGCTTATTCAGGTAGGCATGGTGCGTATTGACGATGTGATCGATCAATTCGCTTAACGTACTTTGTTCCCACTTCACGTCTTCCGCCGCAACATCGCCGGTCGTCTGGCTCATTCAATCAGTCACTCCTGTCATTCTAAGATCAAATTTTCCAATCACAGTCATTGTAGCTTCATTGAAATTTTGAACGTGTGATCTCGGTCACATCCCGCGAACCAAGCAGGCTATCAATTTAGTTTGTCCACTTGTTCGGGGTGCAGGCCTGCCGTGGCTGGCACTTCGTAACTGGCGAGTAAAGAGCAATTAAATTTCCAGGGATTCGAGCATTCGCCGAAGCGCTTTGCCGCGATGGCTGATCGCATTTTTAACCTCGGGCGCAAGCTCGGCCATCGTCATGCCGTATTCCGGCACATAAAAATAAGGATCATAACCGAACCCATTGTGTCCGCGCGGTTCGGCAATAATGTAACCGGAACATTCCCCTTCGACGCGTAAACTATTACCTTCTGCCGGATCATAAAGAACAAGAGCGCATACATATTGCGCCGGGCTAAGCAGGGTTACAGGCGCATCCTGCGGATTAGCGGCTGGCTTACCGTGCCGCTTTTTTCGCAGTTCGTCAAGCAGCTTCTCGTTATTATCCCGATCAGTCGCGTGTTCCCCGGCAAACCGCGCGGAGTATACGCCGGGTGCGCCATCAAGCAAGTCGACGCGTAAGCCGGAATCGTCCGCCAGCACCGGAATGCCGGCAGCGCGGGCGATCGTCCGCGCCTTTTTTTCCGCATTGGCCAGAAACGTTTCTCCGTCCTCGACGATTTCCGGCATATTCGGCACATCGTGCAAACTGCGTACGGAAAGGCCGACTTTTGCGAACATATCGGCAAACTCGCGCACTTTCCCGCTATTTTTCGTGGCGATGATGATTTGCTTATTGTTGAACCGCACGTTTCGCAGCCTCCGCTATTTTCTCGGCAAGTTCCGGCCCGAGCGCTTGTTTTTGCAGATCGATCATGGCTAAAATCCCCTGCTCGGCAAGTTCCAGCAAGTTGTTCAACTCCGATTTTGTAAACGGCGATTCCTCGCCTGTTCCCTGGATTTCCACAAATTTGCGGCTGCCTGTCATGACGACGTTCATATCCACCTTTGCGCTGGAATCCTCTTCATAGTTCAGATCCAGGCGCGGCTCGCCGGCGATGACCCCGACACTTACGGAAGCAAGAAAGTCATTTAACGGAATCGCCGGCAAATTCGCCTCTTTCGCCAGCTTGTCTAAAGCCAGCGCCAAAGCGACAAACGCTCCCGTAATCGAAGTGGTGCGCGTTCCCCCATCCGCCTGCACGACGTCGCAATCAAGCGTAATGGTCCGCTCGCCCAACATCTCCAGATTGACGACAGACCGCAATGCTCTGCCGATCAAACGCTGGATTTCCATCGTGCGGCCGCCCAGTCTGCCTTTGGCGGCTTCGCGTTGGTTTCGCTGCTGCGTCGCGCGCGGGATCATGGAATATTCCGCGGTGACCCAGCCTTTTCCTTGCCCTTTCATAAACGGCGGCACGCGGTCTTCCACCGTTGCCGTGCAAATCACTTTGGTATCGCCGACTTCAATAAAAACAGAACCCTCCGCATATTTGTTATAGTTGGTCAAAATTACCGTTTTTCGCAATTGGTCAAGCTGTCTTCCGTCAGGTCTCAAAGCGCAGTCTCCTTTTTTTCTGTATCATTCCGGCCAAGCGGGCAAAGCTTTTGCAAGTACACAAACATTTTAGCAAAGACATAAGAGAAAATCACGGGCGGCAAAAAAGAACACCCGAAGAAGGCTCTCCGGGCGCTCGCTGACGCGCGGCGCTATGTGTCGCATCCTATAACCGCAGCGGGTTGATATGCGCCTCTTTGCTGACGGGGCGGCCGTAATCGGTGTGATCCGACGCGACCACCTGGACGCTGCCGTCCACCATGATTTGCACTTTGTCGCCGCCGGTGCTATCCGCTAGCGATTGTACTACCGACTGCAGCGTTTCCGCGGGAACCGTGTTGTCGGAACTGAGAATTTGATTGCCGAAATTGACGGTTACCAACCCATCCGATTGATCCACGCCCAAAATTTCCGCAGACGGCGCAATCACTTCCTGCAGTTTCGATTGTTCGCCGGGGCCCTTGATCAACTGTTGCAACGCCGCCATGGCAATATCTTGCGGCTGTTCGATCAGCCGCGTAACCGGGACATAATAGCGATAACCCTGGGATGTTTCGTTTAAGAAATAAAGCGTTACCGGAGATGCTTCGCTTATCGGGACACCGGCGGCCTGCTCCACATTGATGCCGATTGCCCGCGACACGGGCTCATCCAAAGGCATGCCGGCAACGGGCATTTCCACCAAATCCTGCCCCGCAATTTGCAACCGCACTTTATCGACGCTTGGAAAACCCGTTAGCGTCCATGTAACCGCTTCGAGTATTTTGCGTTCGTCGCTTGCCGCATAGTCCGCAAACTGTTTGGAAAAGTCAACCGTAGCCAGTTTTTCTTTGGCGTCGATATCCACGGTCATCGTCGTATTTTTCGGCAATAGCGCTTTAAAACCGGCCGGCAGCATTTCGGTTACGGGTCCGCCGTCGACCATATATTCGAGAGACCGTTTGGCAATCCCCTCGGAAAAAGGCAGATCCATCGTGATTGGCGCCACATAACCGTCGCTGTCTTTAAAATACAGCGTTACCGGCGCCGTTTTGCCTGAACCCGCCATCTCTTCCGCGGGAGCGATCGTCTGAATGTCCGCCCCTCCCTCCGTTTCCGCCGGCGGCGGATCAATTTCCGTTTTCGTTTTGAACAAGCCGCAACCGGCAACGAAGAGCGGCAGGCTTAAAATCAAAAGCAGCGCAACCCCCCTGAACCATCCGCTACGCATCATAAACGCTTCCTCCTCGTCAACTTGATTAATATTATGTATACGAGCCCACATAAGGTTTATAACCACTTTTTGTCCAAGAAACGGGACACAATATGCGAAGCGGAATTTTTAATGCAAACCTGAAGGAGGAAAACGCGTGAGCATGGACGCGGAAAATTTGGACATTGCCGAAGACGCCAAAAAGTGGTTGGAAAAACGTGGCGTGGGAGTCGGGGATATTGCCGAATTGGTCATATTTTTGCAAAAAGATTATTTCCCGGATTTGTCGCTGGAAGAATGCCGCGCCAATGTAGAGCGTGTGCTGTCCAAGCATGAGGTGCGCAATGCGATCATGACCGGCATCCAACTTGACACATTAACTGAGGAAAACAAACTTAGCGAGCCGCTATTAGGCATGATTCGCCGTGACGAGGGCCTGTATGGCTGCGACGAAATTTTGGCGCTGTCCATCGTGAATGTATACGGCAGCATCGGGCTCACCAACTACGGCTATATCAATAAAATAAAGCCGGGCATTTTGCAACGACTGAACGATAAAAGCGGACCAAACGTCAATACCTTTCTTGATGATATCGTCGGCGCCATCGCCGCTTCCGCCTCCAGCCGGATCGCGCACAGCAAAAAGGCGGTTCAGGGAAGCCAACAACCCGGCGGCGGCTAATTTCCATGCGCCGCAGCCAAAGAACTTTCAGCTGTCTATAGCCTGAAGAAGCGACTTTCGTTAGCCAAATATTCGGGCCTGCCGACATTTGCCGACTTTTGCCGACTTTAGCGGGTAGTCGTTTCGTCTCCGCCTCGGGCCAAATAAATCATGTGGGCGATCGTTTCGGACAAGGCAAAGCGCAGTTGATGCAAGGAAAGATTGGCGCCGAACATCGCCAGGCAAATCTCGTAGGCGGTCGCCCCGTTTTTCATGAACCCGGATATGTTTAAAAGCCGTTGCTCATGATGCTGTATAATTTCTTCGGCCCTATGTGCAATCCCGGCAAACGGCTCGCGGTGCCCGGGGTAGGCAACCGCCGCCTTTAGTCGGGACAGCTCGCGCAAACCGGCGAGATATGTTCGCAGCGGATCCGGATCAATTCCCGGTATGTAGCTGATATTGGGCGTAATTTGCGGGAGTACCTGGTCGCCGCAAAAAATTTCCTTCGTGGCGGTATCCAAAAAACTTAAGTGTCCGGCGGCATGCCCGCCATGTTCCATAATCAGGCAATTGCGGTTTCCGATGCGGATCGTCTCGCCTTTGCCAATGCAAGTGGCTTGCGGGCGCGGGGAAACAAGCGGCACAAAGCTTTCCAAATGTTCCCGCAGCGGTTCCGCCAACTGCGCATTCATCCCGTGCGCCAAAAAAAGCCGTTCGATTGCGTCGGTCAGCGGGCGTTCTTCGCCCCACAGCAAATCGGCTTGCCGCATACCGGTTTCGGACATGAATACGGGAGCCCCCGTTTGCTCTTGAAACCAGCCCGCCAATCCGTAATGGTCGGGATGGTGATGCGTCAGCACAATTGCGGAGATTTCGGCAAATGAACAGCCGACTTCCGCCATAATTTGCCGCCACGCTTCCAATGCTTGTCCAGTGTGCAATCCCGGATCGATCAGTGTGTATCCTGCAGCGCCTTTAACGAGATAGCTGTTTACCCAGCGCAACGGAAACGGCAACGGAATGCGCGCCTGGATGAGATCGCCGCTTATGCGGGTCCACAATGGTTTAGCCACGATCCTTATCCGCCTTTCCGCCGACAAAAATCATCCGCCGCGATTGTTCTTCCCGGTAAGCGGAGCCGTCATAACCGCCATATATTTGTTCGACAAAGAGCCCGGCTGCGGAAATCGCCGCGAGAAACCATTCCTGATCATACAGTTTCACCTGTTCGTTATATGTGCGCGGCACTGTTTCCGGTTCGCTCAAGACAATCTTTTTGCAAACACAACCATTTTCGATCCACCGGGTCTCCTCGATTGTCGCCGCGCCTTCCTGCCGAATAGTGCGCGGTTGCAAATTTTTCACAACCGTTCCCGGATTGAGATAGTCGATGATAAACTTGCCGCCGGGTTTCAACATCCGGGCAATTTCCGCAATCACTGCGATATTTTCCTGGTCGTTTGCAAAATACCCGAACGAGGTAAACAAGTTCACCACCGCGTCAAAGCCGCCGGACAGCGGCACATGGCGCATATCTCCACGCTTCCAGACTACTTCGCCGGAAGTGTCGAGTTTTTTTGCTTCGTTTAATAAAACTTCCGACAAATCCACCCCGGTCACCCGATATCCCAAAGCCGCCAGCGACAGGGAATGCCTGCCCATGCCGCAGCACAAATCAAGCACTTGCGCCCCCGCAGGCAACCGCAGCCATTTGCTCATGGCCAACACCTCGTTTGCCGCCCCCTGGAAATCGCGATGTTTATATACGAGCAAATAATCTTTGCCAAAACTTTTTTCGTACCATGCTTCCATTCTCCATCACCCGATGTCGATTTTATTCTTTTCCATTGTAAACGACCTGGATGTAATGAACAATCCCGGAACATCATGCTATAATTATTATTTGAAGCGATATGAAAAGAGCCCGATCGGAGGATATGAAATGCCAGTTATTTTACGGCAAAAAACGGACGGCAAAATTTTTTCCTGCATTTTAAAAAATATTTACGATTTGGATTATTACGGCACGCGATATTGGGACGATCCTAAGCGCGCGGATGCGGAATATGCCGACTTTTTGCAGCAGATGAACGAAGACATTGGGAAATGGGAGCTTGTTGAAATAGAGGAACATCAACTGAAAATGTGCAATGTCAAATTGGCCAACGATCCTCGCCGGTCCGTGTATTTGGATCAAAAAGGACACCTTACCGTTCGCTAAAAAACTTGACTAAAGTCACGAAAAATGCCGAATCGAAATGCTAAACTTGCTTCATACTACGTTTTGGAGGTTTGAATATGGAAATTAAGTCACTTCGGGAAGCAAGCGAATTTAGCTCCGAACAATTCACCAAAAGGATCGTCTACAAAAAGGGCGAAAGTGTTGTGTTCGTCCTGAATTTCAACCCGGGCCAGGAGTTGCCGCCGCACAAGCATCCCGGCACGAACATCTTTATCCTGGTGCTGGAAGGAAACGGCACGATTACTGTTGACGGCGCCAGTTCGGAAGTAACGGCGGAAGATGTGATCTGCTGCGAAGGCGGCGAACAATTTTCGTTCAAAAACACAGGCAGCGGAAAAGCGCGTCTTTATGTTGAATTGGTGAAAATTCCTGATGAATCTTACGCGAAAAATATCTGACCATTGAACTTACAAAGCTGAAATCGCAAAGTTCGCAGTTCGCATACCGATTGAGCCCTCCAGCAACCACCCGAATTCATGACGGGAATTATTGGAGGGTTTTTTGCCGTCTTTCCTTCATGGTTCCAATGCGGTTTTTATGCTAGAATGTTTCAAAGACAACTTTCACGGAGATGATCATCATGGGTGATCTGTTCGCCCCCAGCCATATATTGCTGATCCTGATTGTCGTATTGCTGTTGTTCGGACCGAAGAAGCTGCCGGAATTGGGAAGGGCGTTCGGCAAAACGTTGCGCGAATTCAAAAACGGCGCCAGCGGCCTGATGTCGGACGATGAGCCAAGCCCGAACGCGAAGTTGCCTGATGGGCCAAATAACGAAACGAACAAGCAATAAATGTTCAGCCAAATTTACCGGTAAGCGCGCTTCATTTAGCTGGAAAAACCTTCGGAGCGGATGAGGACAACCTCCGCCTGCGTCCGATCAGCAAGATTTGCTTCGCCAATTTGTTCAGATAAGCGTGCTTAGGATACGCATGAAAAATCGCGGAACATTTTCGAACGGATGAAAAAGGTTATTTCCGGCGAATGAAAGTCATCGCCTGATTAGCCCGCAAACCGGGCGGTAGCGCAAAAAAGCGCGCCTGCGCGAAAGCGGCGCAACAGATTATCCAGCCTGCATTTCCCGGTTTGTTGGGACATTTGCAGGCTGGTCTTTTGTTTCCGTAATTCTTTGCGTCCGATCCGCTTTCGGCAACCGGGTGAATTGGTGCGCCTCGACCGTCTGCGGGAAAACCTCCCGTTATTTTCGGCAACTTTCCGATCATCTTTCAGGTTTGCGGCCACTAACGGTCGCAGGAGAGCTTATTTTGCGCAAATTGACCACTTTTTTATTCTAACGGACGTGAGAGAGCCTATTCTTACATTTTCCCCGATATTCGGGCATTGAAATGACAAATAGCGTCCACTGCGTCCGTTAGAATTTCAATCCGGCCTTTTTTCGGTAAATAGCCTCTGCTGCGTCCGTTAGCAGTGTGCAAGGAGGGGTGTGTAGAGCGGAACGCTTGCATTGTGCAGGTGGGTTGTGCAAGGTAGCTTAACGTTAGCATCGGGCGGTGGGGGTGATCCTCCGTTTTAGTGTTGCGCTGGAAAAGACGATCCCCTCCCGTTTTCGCGTTGCACAGTAGGGCGGCGCTCCCCTCCCGTTTTCGCGGTGTGCAAGGTGGTTTAGCGTTCG
This window contains:
- a CDS encoding hemerythrin domain-containing protein, producing MSQTTGDVAAEDVKWEQSTLSELIDHIVNTHHAYLNKQMPIISELLTTLLRHHWFEHQELLQAHTLFHQLKAELEQHMIKEETKGFVLIKAYEKEPGQQLELVAKTINAHINEHDSAEKLLAKIREATNNYHIPSDVCDTYNFTFRKIQEMEKDLRQHIHLEDDILFPRMQALLK
- a CDS encoding XTP/dITP diphosphatase; this translates as MRFNNKQIIIATKNSGKVREFADMFAKVGLSVRSLHDVPNMPEIVEDGETFLANAEKKARTIARAAGIPVLADDSGLRVDLLDGAPGVYSARFAGEHATDRDNNEKLLDELRKKRHGKPAANPQDAPVTLLSPAQYVCALVLYDPAEGNSLRVEGECSGYIIAEPRGHNGFGYDPYFYVPEYGMTMAELAPEVKNAISHRGKALRRMLESLEI
- the rph gene encoding ribonuclease PH; the protein is MRPDGRQLDQLRKTVILTNYNKYAEGSVFIEVGDTKVICTATVEDRVPPFMKGQGKGWVTAEYSMIPRATQQRNQREAAKGRLGGRTMEIQRLIGRALRSVVNLEMLGERTITLDCDVVQADGGTRTTSITGAFVALALALDKLAKEANLPAIPLNDFLASVSVGVIAGEPRLDLNYEEDSSAKVDMNVVMTGSRKFVEIQGTGEESPFTKSELNNLLELAEQGILAMIDLQKQALGPELAEKIAEAAKRAVQQ
- a CDS encoding GerMN domain-containing protein; the protein is MMRSGWFRGVALLLILSLPLFVAGCGLFKTKTEIDPPPAETEGGADIQTIAPAEEMAGSGKTAPVTLYFKDSDGYVAPITMDLPFSEGIAKRSLEYMVDGGPVTEMLPAGFKALLPKNTTMTVDIDAKEKLATVDFSKQFADYAASDERKILEAVTWTLTGFPSVDKVRLQIAGQDLVEMPVAGMPLDEPVSRAIGINVEQAAGVPISEASPVTLYFLNETSQGYRYYVPVTRLIEQPQDIAMAALQQLIKGPGEQSKLQEVIAPSAEILGVDQSDGLVTVNFGNQILSSDNTVPAETLQSVVQSLADSTGGDKVQIMVDGSVQVVASDHTDYGRPVSKEAHINPLRL
- a CDS encoding phosphatidylglycerophosphatase A; translated protein: MDAENLDIAEDAKKWLEKRGVGVGDIAELVIFLQKDYFPDLSLEECRANVERVLSKHEVRNAIMTGIQLDTLTEENKLSEPLLGMIRRDEGLYGCDEILALSIVNVYGSIGLTNYGYINKIKPGILQRLNDKSGPNVNTFLDDIVGAIAASASSRIAHSKKAVQGSQQPGGG
- a CDS encoding MBL fold metallo-hydrolase, yielding MAKPLWTRISGDLIQARIPLPFPLRWVNSYLVKGAAGYTLIDPGLHTGQALEAWRQIMAEVGCSFAEISAIVLTHHHPDHYGLAGWFQEQTGAPVFMSETGMRQADLLWGEERPLTDAIERLFLAHGMNAQLAEPLREHLESFVPLVSPRPQATCIGKGETIRIGNRNCLIMEHGGHAAGHLSFLDTATKEIFCGDQVLPQITPNISYIPGIDPDPLRTYLAGLRELSRLKAAVAYPGHREPFAGIAHRAEEIIQHHEQRLLNISGFMKNGATAYEICLAMFGANLSLHQLRFALSETIAHMIYLARGGDETTTR
- a CDS encoding class I SAM-dependent methyltransferase, with protein sequence MEAWYEKSFGKDYLLVYKHRDFQGAANEVLAMSKWLRLPAGAQVLDLCCGMGRHSLSLAALGYRVTGVDLSEVLLNEAKKLDTSGEVVWKRGDMRHVPLSGGFDAVVNLFTSFGYFANDQENIAVIAEIARMLKPGGKFIIDYLNPGTVVKNLQPRTIRQEGAATIEETRWIENGCVCKKIVLSEPETVPRTYNEQVKLYDQEWFLAAISAAGLFVEQIYGGYDGSAYREEQSRRMIFVGGKADKDRG
- a CDS encoding cupin domain-containing protein, with the translated sequence MEIKSLREASEFSSEQFTKRIVYKKGESVVFVLNFNPGQELPPHKHPGTNIFILVLEGNGTITVDGASSEVTAEDVICCEGGEQFSFKNTGSGKARLYVELVKIPDESYAKNI
- the tatA gene encoding twin-arginine translocase TatA/TatE family subunit, with the protein product MGDLFAPSHILLILIVVLLLFGPKKLPELGRAFGKTLREFKNGASGLMSDDEPSPNAKLPDGPNNETNKQ